GAACCGCAGCAGCTCTCGAGGGGTCGGCGGTCTGAGCGGCGGCCGGCGGCGCGGCCGCGAGCCGTCGAGCTCCGCGCGGAGGTCGTCGATCGTCCGCGCCAGTTCGCGAACGGCGTCGACGAGTTCGTCGTCGTGATCGGCCATACCGGACTTACGACCGCCCGTTTGAAAAACGGGCCGATCGGACGGGCCGTCCCGATCGTCTTTTCAGAGCGCGAAGGGGCCACAATTTTTATTGCGATACCGACTGTTTCGTGGAACTGAATGGAAGACGAGCGAGGGGGAGCCGTGCCGGATAGTGCGACGTTCGCACGGACGCTCGGCACGCTCAAACGGGAGGGGAGCAACGTTCTGCTCGTCGGTTCGGAAGCGACGGGGACGCACGAGACGGCCTGTCAACGATTGGCGGGGGCGACGAAACGGGACTCGCGGTATCGACTGTTCGTCACGGACGAACGCGGGGTCAGCTGCGGTGGCGACCACGAGACCGACTGCGTCCACACGATCGATTACTCGAGTACGGTCGACGATCGAACGCCGCTGGGAGCGCTCGGGATCGAGGTCGTCGAGACGATCGACGAGTTCGCCGACGATGCCGACGGATTCGAGCCGTCGGAGCTTCGCGTCTGCGTCGACTCGCTGGTGCCGTTACTCCGGGAGCACGACCCGCAAGCGGTGTTCAGGCTGCTCCACATGATAACGTCACGAATCGACCAGGCTCGCGGCATGGGCCACTATCACGTGCCGCTCCCGCGGGATCACGACGCCGTCAACCTCTTCGAACCGATGTTCGACGCGATCGTCACGGTTCGGTCCCGCGGTGGGACCGAGGAACAGCAGTGGTACCTCCGGGAAACGGAGACGACCACCGACTGGCTCGAACTGTAGCTTCGCGGGGCGTCGACGTTCGATACGTAGTCGTACATGTCTCGAGTCGTGTACGATCGTTGAAGCCAACGGAGTGGGCGTAGAAGCGCCGATCCGTCCGTCTTCTGTCGATGAAACTCCAGTGTTATCGGTGTTACGGCACAAGGTCTATATATCGAACGACCTATCCGTTCAAAGAGTAGCATACATGGTCGAAGCCAGTACTGAGCTTCTCGTCGGAGCCGCCGTTACCGTTTTCCTCGCGCTCTTGTTCTTTGGCGTCGTCGTCCTCTGGGACGTGGCACTCGCCCTCCGAAGCGTCGGCGACAAGATCGACAAACTCGAGGACAATATCGACGACGATCTGACCGATATCGCCCACAGTCTGGACGGGATGTCGAACGCGCCGGGCGGTGGTGGCGGGACGCAACTGCACCTGAACGGCGGCACGATCAGCTCCGGACCGGGAGCGGACCGGCCCCAGCAGGCACCGCAGGCGGGACCGCAACGGCAGGCGCGTCCACAGCAGGCCGCTGCGGGGCAGCCGGAGCCGCCGGATGGCGCGGGGCCCCAGCCGCAGTCGAACGCTCACCAGCAGCGACAGCAGTCCCAAGCGGCCCAACGGGACCCCGAGGCGGCCGAAGGGGCGACCTCGAGCGCGGGGGCCGCCGATCCCGACGCGGAGGAATCGGATCGACGGACGGCGGCGTCCGCCGCGCCCGACGACCCCTCGCGAGGGACCGACGAGTCGGACGGTGACGAATCCCCGGCGGACGCCCCGTCGCCGGACGAAGAATCGGCGGCGGACACTGCCGAGGAGGAGCGGTCGGCCCACCCGCGCGCCGAGGGTAACCGCGGTCGATTCATCACGTCGCCCGATCGAACCGCATGGTACGCCACACCGCTGGACCGCGATGCGATTGCAGCGGCCGGCCCGTCGATCGCCGGCGCGCTTCCCGACGGCTCCGACTCGGGGATCGACGAATCCGAGATCATCGCCGCGGGACCGGTCGACTCGGCCGAGTCGGTCGAGGGCGGTGAGAGCGCTGGAGCGACCGATGCGGCGGCTGCGATGCCGGACTCGGAGGGCGATGCGACCGATCGGACGGCAACCGACGCGGAACCGGACGATGAGCGTACCGACGGTGTAGAACCGGGCGACGAATCGAGCGTGGACGACGAACCGGGTGCCGACGAGGTGCCGGCATCGGAGACGACGGCCGAACTCGCAGCAGGTCGCGAGGCGGCCGACGACGACGGGATTCCCGAGTCGCCGGACGAAATCGACGTGCTGTCGTTCGACGAGGCGGCCGACGACGAAGCCGCGGCAGACGGGACGCAGTCGGGAGCGGAAACGGACCTCGGCGACGAAGACGAGTCCGACGACGCCGACGAGGGCGACCGGTCCGATTCGCTCGAGTCCGTCGACGAACCGAGCGACGCGGCGCTCCCGGCCGAGGCGTCCGAGACCGAGTCCGACGGCCCGAGCGACGAACCGCCCGCAGACGGGCTCACCGAGCTCGAGTTCGACGAGAGCGAGTTCGAGACCGACGAGGACGACGTGAGCGTCGAGGAGGCCGTCGACACGATGAACGAAGACGCGCCGGCTCCGGAGCTCTCGAGCCACCGGTTCGACGTCACCGCGGCGGAGACCGACGAGGGAACGGTGGTGGTGACCATCGAGTTCGATACGGAGACGGTCGACATCACGGGCTCGACCGAGCGACTCCTCCAATATCAGATGCAGAGCTTCGCGGATCGGGAGTCGACGCCGGCGGGCGACGTGACCATCGGTCGGGACCGGATCGATATCGAAATCGCCGACTCCGACGGCACCGCCGTCCAGCAGTGGGGTGAAGCGGCGGTCAGCATCATCGATCGGACGCTGTACCTCTCGGACAACAGCGACGACAGCTAGCGGGATCGCGTCCGACACGATCGCTTCGGTGCGGTCGAACCGAGCGTTTTTACTCACCCCTCTCCCTTGAACGGGTGTGCGAATCGAGAACAGTTTCATCCCCGTCCGCGGCGTCGGTGAAACCACCGAACGACGGCTCTGGGAGAACGGGATCACCCACTGGGACGAGTTCGACGGCAGCGTCGTCGGCTCGACGCTGGCCGACCGCATCGAGACCTTCATCGACGACGGCCGAACGCACCTCGAGCGAGGGGACATCTCCGTCTTCGCGGACGCGCTTCCCGCGGCGAGCCG
The Natrinema salaciae genome window above contains:
- a CDS encoding DUF7504 family protein, whose amino-acid sequence is MEDERGGAVPDSATFARTLGTLKREGSNVLLVGSEATGTHETACQRLAGATKRDSRYRLFVTDERGVSCGGDHETDCVHTIDYSSTVDDRTPLGALGIEVVETIDEFADDADGFEPSELRVCVDSLVPLLREHDPQAVFRLLHMITSRIDQARGMGHYHVPLPRDHDAVNLFEPMFDAIVTVRSRGGTEEQQWYLRETETTTDWLEL